The following is a genomic window from Canis lupus familiaris isolate Mischka breed German Shepherd chromosome 10, alternate assembly UU_Cfam_GSD_1.0, whole genome shotgun sequence.
tgcttctctccctgctctctcaaataaacaaataaaacatttttaaaaagaaacaaagaaagaagcagaaagggaGTTGACCAACTTAGGAAGTAGATTTACCAGGCATCACCAAGTCCAATGTGGAAACCTGGAATCCACAGCAGCCCCACGCAGCACTATCCTCTGAACTGTCGCAGCAGTCTGTGTCCAAGCAGAGGACGCTGACCAACAGGTCAagcagtcattcaacaaacactcattctgtgcctgctgtgtgctgggcactctACTATGCAGAAAGAACAGAGTACACACGTGGTTCCTACCCTCGTGGAACCTACATTCTAGAGCAAAAAGACCACAAACGACTGAACAGGCCAAATTGTGATAAACATTCTAGAGAATATAACTGACTACGACAGAACTGCTTTAGACAGCGAGCTGACATTTAAGCTGAGGCATAAAGGATGAGGGGATCCATCCTACAGGGAACCAGGCGGGCCGCCGGAGCTCACGGGTTGAGCGTCCGCCTCGGGCCCAGGTCACGATCCCCGGGTACTGGGACGCCGCCCACGTCCGGCTGCCGGCGCGCGAGAAGGcggcctctccttctgcctcggCCCCCCGCGCCTGCTCACGCTCCGTCTCtcgaatacataaaatcttttttttaaaaaaagcaagagctcggaatccctgggtagcgcagcggtttagcgcctgcctttggcccagggcgcgatcctggagacccgggatcgagtcccacgtcgggctcccggtgcatggagcctgcttctccgcctctctctctctctctctgtctgtgtgactatcataaataaataaaaataaaaaaaaaagcaagagctcTGCGCCCGCGATCGGGCCCTCCCAAACACCCAAACGTGCACTATGCCGCGGTATCGGAGCGAGACGCCAGTCACCGCCGCCAACGCATCCCGCGGCTCCCAGGTGCGGTGCGGGCGGCTCCGCGCTACTTCAGGAGGGAGCGGCTTCGAGACGCAGGGTCAGAATTGGGAGAAAAACCAAATACTCGTATCCCGAGGACGAGGGCGGCGAGGGCGCGGACGGTCGCGCGAGGCGGGGTcgggcccaccccacccccacgccccggcgcccgcccgcggccccgcccgccccgcgcccctcctCCGGGGCCGCGCTCACCTCCTCCAGATACTCGCCCAGCTGGGCCGCCACGTCCACCTCCCAGTTCTTGGTGAGGTCGCGGATGGGCTGCAGCAGGTGGGCGAAGCGCGCCTCCACGTCCTCCATGTCCGGGGGGGCCGCGGCGGCCCGCGGGGCGCAGGGCGGTCTTCGAGGGGAGCCAGCGTCCTCAGCCCGCCACCGCCTCTGGCGCCATTTTGCTGTTCCCGCCCCGGGAAAGGACGCAACACGCGACGCCGCGCGCACACCTATGACGACACGGCCTCAGCAGGCGCCCGAGAGCgcagcgcgggggcgggggcgggggcgggggcgggagcggggctTGTCTTTGCTTGTGGGCGTGGGCGGGGCTTGCTGTTTGCGgaagggccgggggcggggcttgccgggggcggggcctgccgtttgcgggcgggggcggggctgggcttGTCGTTGCttgtgggcggggcggggcttgCCGTTGCCGCCggacgggcggggcggggcgtccGGCGGGCGCGTCTGCAGCTGGCCGCGTAGCGGACATGGCGGCCTCCGGGCTCCCGCGGCGGCTGTTCCTCCAGGGCGTGGCCGCCGTCTACGCGTTGGCCTTCGCGTCTCTCTACACGCAGATCCCGGGTGAGGGCCCCGCGGGGACGCCCCCAGCCCGCTCCCTGAGTCCGCTCACGGCCCCGCCGACGCTCCGCCGGCCCGGGGGGAAGGGCGCGTGCGGTGACCCGCTTCCCAGAGGTCGCGGCCCCTGAGCGCGGTGGGCGCGCACCTGGTGGGCAGGTGGGAGAGCAGACGCGGGAGGCCCGGGTGAGCTCCGCCAGCGGGGGCGCTGGCCCGGGTCGCCGGCTGCGGCGGgtccgcggggggggggggggtgcgggccCCGGCCGGCGCGCTGGGGGGGAGCCTGACGCGCCCTCCCGCAGGCCTGTACGGCGCCGAGGGCATCCTGCCTGCGCGGAGGACGCTGCGGCCGCAGGGCAAGGGGCGCTGGCGGCAGCTCTGGGAGACCCCGACGCTGCTGTGGGAGGCCCCGCAGCTGGGGCTGGACACCGCGCAGGGCCTGGAGCTGCTGAGCCTGCTGGGCGCCCTGCTGGCCCTGGGCGCGCTGCTGCTGCGCCCGCTGCGCAACCTCTTCGTCTACCTGCTGCTCTGGGCTGCCTACCTGTCGGCCTGCCAGGTAAGTGGGGCTGCCTGCTGCCACCCGCACCCATGTCAGGACCTCAGTCCCCCGTCCACCCTGGCCCCCGCCTGCCTCTGCAGACACCCCCTGCTCCCTGACAGCCTTTCTCCTTGCAGGTGGGCCAGGTGTTTCTTTACTTCCAGTGGTGAGTGACTTCGGTGTGGGGCTGCAGCAGGTggggccggggaggcgggggaCGGTTGCCTCTCCAGGGAGGACCCTCGGAGGGGAGCAGCCTTGATGGGGAGGGGCCCTTtgtgctcttccttctccccataGGGATTCCCTACTGCTGGAGACTGGCTTCCTGGCCGTGCTGGTGGCCCCCCTGAGGCAGCCCCCCTGCCATAAGCAGACCCCCCAGGGCGGGCTGGCAGGGGCATCGCCCCATGAAGCCCTCCCCTTCTGGCTTGTGCGCTGGCTGCTGTTTCGCCTCATGTTTGCCTCGGGCGTGGTCAAGCTGACCAGCCGTTGCCCCGCGTGGTGGGGGCTTACTGGTGAGCGTCCCGTCCTGGACGTGGGACAGGGCTGGGGGTTGTCTCGTTCTGACCACCCCTTGTCACTTGCAGCCCTCACCTACCACTATGAGACCCAGTGCCTGCCCACGCCTGCCTCCTGGTTCGCCCACCACCTGCCTATCTGGCTGCACAAACTCAGTGTGGTGGCCACGTTCCTCATCGAGATTGCAGTCCCCCCACTGTTTTTTGCCCCCGTGCACCGCCTGCGCCTGGCAGCTTTCTACTCCCAGGTCAGTGGGGACCTCAGCCATCTGACGGGACATGGCCTTTGTGAGCGCTGCCCAGGGGGTCCTGCCGGGATTGGGTGGTTGCTGGGAGCACTCAAGGCCTCATGAGCAGGGAACAGGCTACCTCAGGGTATGAAGGCAAACCTGTGGGGCAGGGCTCAGCCTCACTGGGAGAAGTCAGGTTAGCAGAGGCTGCTGAGCCTGGGCTTTCTCCAGGTGACGGGGAGCCACAGAAGGTATGAGCAGGGAGTAAGGGACAGCTGGAGTGGGAGCATGACGGCCAGGGGGGTGACAGGGAGGGGATGTGATGCCTGCAAGAGAGGCCCAGGCACGGGGTGCAGAGGGACTTGGAAGGGCTGGAAGGGGGCGGGCCTTGGGAGTTAGCATGGGTCCTCCCCCAGGTTTTGTTGCAAGTCCTGATCATCATCACTGGCAACTATAACTTCTTCAATCTGCTCACCCTGGTGCTCACAACCGCCCTCCTGGACGATGGGAACTTCACTGCTGAGGCTGACAGCGGCCGCTGCAGAAAGACCCCCGCTTGTGAGTGCCAGCTTGTCCCGGACAGCCAGGCATCTTCAGCCCGACTGCCCACCAGCAAGTTTCCTGCCCTCCAACACTCGTCTAGTGACCCCAGCCCACCTGTGACTGTCTTGCTCAGCAGCCTGGCCCAGATCACTGCTGGCCCTGCTGGCCCTGCTCCTGGAATGTACCATCTACGGGCTGCTGGCCTATGGCACCGTGCGTTACTTCGGCCTGGAGGTTGACTGGGAGCAGCTTGCTGTTCACTCCACGACCAGTGAGTACCAGCTggggggccaggggcagaggcTGGACTGCCCTCCTCACACTCCTTTCTTTCTGCAGCCTTTACCTTCCACCAGTTTTCCCAGTGGCTGAAGATGGTGATTCTGCCCACCATGTGGCTGGGGGTGGCCTCCCTCGGCTGGGAACTGCTGACTGCCTTCTGGAGGTATGTGGTCCGAGGGGGTGGGGTAGAGCTATGCAGGGCAGGCCTGACGGCACTTgggtcccccgccccccaggtggACCCAGGTGCGAGGGTGGCTGAGGAAGTTCTGCACTGCAGTCCAGCTGTTCATCTTTGGCACTGCCACGGTGGCCTTGTTTGTGATCAGCCTGGTGGGTAGCActcggggaggggggtgggggctggagggacAGCACTGAGCTGCTGCCCTGTCTCCAGGTGCCATACTCCTACATAGAGCCCTCAACCCATGGGCGTCTCTGGACTGGTGCCCACCGCCTGTTTGGCACCGTGGAACACCTGCGGCTAGCTAACTCCTACGGCCTCTTCCGCCGGATGACCGGCCTGGGTGGGCGGCCCGAGGTGGTGCTGGAAGGCAGCTACGACGGGCAGCACTGGAAGGTAGACCCTGCCTCaggcccccagggcagggaggcacccacggagggagggagggaggcagagagggtcCATCGGGTCCAGCAGGTCATGCTCACCTGTCGTGCCGGGCAGGAGATCGAGTTCATGTACAAGCCGGGGAACCTGAGCCGGCCGCCCCCCATCGTGGCACCCCACCAGCCCCGTCTCGACTGGCAGATGTGGTTCGCCGCTCTGGGCCCGCACTCGCACAGCCCCTGGTTCACGAGCCTGGTCCTGCGCCTGctgcagggcagggagcctggtgaGGCCCGGCAGATGGGGAGGCGGAGGGTCTTGGCAGGGTAGGCCCCAGGGGGAGCAGAGAGTGtgagaaggggaggcaggggccGGGGGAGACAGGGCTGTGCTGACCTCTACTGCTCTGCAGTGATCCGCCTCATCCAGAACGACGTGGAGAAGTACCCCTTCCACAAGCAGCCGCCCACCTACGTGCGGGCTCAACGTTACAAGTACTGGTTCTCACATCCTGGAGAGCAGAGGTAAGGCTGGACACCGGGGTGAGGGGTGCTGGGGCCCGGGCTcaagcgccccccccccccggacatACCGCCCTGTTGCAGCCAGTGGTGGCGACGCCAGTGGGTCGAGGAGTTCTTCCCCCCGGTGTCCTTAGGGGACCCCCTGCTGGACGCGCTGCTCAGACAGTTTGGCCTCCAGGTAGGAAGGCGTTagtggggggaggtggtgggtggtCCCCCCTCGGGGTTGGTCTCCATGGGCCTCTGTCAAACCTGCATCCACAGGACAAGAGCCCGCCCCGAGCCCGCAGCTCCGGCAACACCCTGGCCCAGGCCCTCCACTGGATACGGAAACAGCTGTCACCCCTGGAGGCTTCCACCCTGCTCTGGGGGCTCCTTGCCGCAGTGGGGGCCATCAGGGGCATGCAGGCCCTGCTGGGGCCCCGTCCCCCCCACGCCTCCCCTGTGGCCAAGGAGGAGAAGCACAGGCCAGCCCCTAAGAAGGACTGCGGGCCTGCCAGCAaagcggccgcccccgcccctgaCAACTGCAGCGGCAGCGCTCAGGCTCCTAGGAGGAAAAAGTAGCCACGTTCCGTCAGCCACATGTCCAGAGGGTCGGGTCCCCAGCGCGCCGCTGGCCTTCCGCGGCAAGACACATGCAGCCAGCGTGCCTTAGCCGACAGGTGCTGGGACAGGTGCAGGTTGGGGTGCGGTCCCCAAGGGCAGGCTTTGGCCGCCCTGCTGTGTGGAGGCCCCACCACCCCAACACCTGCGCGACCGGGGCCTTCCCCAGCCCACCCTCGGCCTCCACCACGAGGTGGGCAGGTGACCCAGCTGGGGGTCTTTCTCAGGACACTAACCAGGACTGTGGGAGGCCCTTTCCTTCTGGAGGGAGCCAGGTCTgatgcccccagcccccacccctgcactgGCCGGGCTGCGGCTGACCAGCTGAGGAcgcaagggaggaggagggaagacacCCTGAGCCCTGGGCATTGCGGCCCAGGATCAATAAAGGCAGCTCTGTGCTTGAGCACGCGTCTGCTGTCTTCTTCCACCTCACAGCCCTGAGAACACGGGCCGTCCCTGCCCCTGGCGGGGAACACAGCGCAGATGCTGTCCCGCTGACCGCTCCCTGGCTTCTGGGAGGCCTTGGTTCTCCCCGGCTTGACGTCCTGCATAAAACAGACATGAGGTTGAGCTCCAGCATGGCCCGGCCGGCCGGCCCGCCAGCGCTCACGGGATGTCCGCGAGGTGGCCGTGTGGGACTGTGGGACCCAGAGTGCCCGAGGCCTGGGAGCACCGGGACCCagccccttccttctttcctgcccctgcctcctcgTCCCAGGAAGCGGCTGAAGGGTCAGAGCCCCGGAGCTCCCCGGGCAGGGCGGGCACCACAGGCGCCACATCGGGAGCATTGAGCGGCGGAGTGCTGGGGGGcgtgggagaggaaggagagccctgcagagggggagggaggacccACGACCCCCAGGAAGCAGCCTCGGGTCTGTCCGGGGGTCTGCGGCCAGGAGGGCACTGCCCTCGGAGGACCTGTGGCACAGCCTCCCCGGCCCACCTTGTGCTCTGATCCCGAGGGCCACTGGTCTTTCCCCATCGTGGCACTGAAAACCCTCCCCTCTGACCAGTTCAAACAGAACTCGTCGTGCGGCCTGTGCCCACGGCCACCGGTGGCCGACGTCCTGAGCTGCTGGTGCCTTCAAatgtgctctttttttaaaacttttttttttttaatttttatttatttatgatagtcacagagagagagagagagagagagagaggcagagtgtacacaggcagagggagaagcaggctccatgcaccgggagcccgacgtgggattcgatcctgggtctccaggatcgcgccctgtgccacaggcaggcgccaaaccgctgtgccacccagggatccctcaaatgtGCTCTTACGTCCAATGATCTGTACATTGATTTCCACTTGAATTCCAAATCCCACCAAGTGCTTAAAGCAGTTgtgtatttaaaattcaaaaacaaaacaaaaaaaaaaaattcaaaaacgtGTTGTTTGCCTTCAGGATTTTTTGGGATATGTGTGTCATGAAACACGTTATCTCCTGAAGATGAAAGTAATATGTTCACTGTGgagaatattgttttaaaaacacagaaagcaaaataaagcaaagcgAGTTCTGTTTCTCCCGctttacacacacactcatggcAAGGAGGCATGCACACCAACGTTGGTTTTGTTTTATGGAACTGAATTCATACTATGTTTGAAGTTTTGATTCTTACTATTTTTATGCTTGTACAGCCCATGCTCATCAAGTGACTAAATGACTACTTCATCCAtgatttcttctaggttatttattctatttcacGTATAAGCGTGACAGTCTTCCCTGTTATTAGactttggcaataaaaaaaaaaaagccaccttaTAGAGAACAGTGAAAATGCCAGGGTGAGGTGGTctacagttttggtttttttttgttttttttaagattttatttatttatccgtgagaggcacagaggcagaggacaggccgggggagaagcaggctccctgtgggaagccggatgcgggactcgatcccgggaccctggggtcacagccaaccacggagccacctgggcgccccctcccctgctgcaTCTTGACCCTCCTGAGTCCAGCTTGTTCTTCCGGCGAGTTTCCTATAGTAAGTTTTGCAAACTGGTGGAAAATCCTGCTTTTAAGCAGTGCCTTTTAAGCATCAGGCACGGCCTCGGCAGTCGGTACTGCACGGACCACAGTGAAGGACCCAAGCGCGGGCGTCTGCAGCTCTGCAGCTACCTTGTGATGGCCCTGATGGCCCCGCGTCCCGTACCCCCCGTCCCCACCACTGCCAGCCGAGGCCCACACCTGCAGCCTTCCCGCCAGGCCGCCCGGAAGCCCGTCTTTTC
Proteins encoded in this region:
- the LMF2 gene encoding lipase maturation factor 2 isoform X7, giving the protein MAASGLPRRLFLQGVAAVYALAFASLYTQIPGLYGAEGILPARRTLRPQGKGRWRQLWETPTLLWEAPQLGLDTAQGLELLSLLGALLALGALLLRPLRNLFVYLLLWAAYLSACQVGQVFLYFQWDSLLLETGFLAVLVAPLRQPPCHKQTPQGGLAGASPHEALPFWLVRWLLFRLMFASGVVKLTSRCPAWWGLTALTYHYETQCLPTPASWFAHHLPIWLHKLSVVATFLIEIAVPPLFFAPVHRLRLAAFYSQVLLQVLIIITGNYNFFNLLTLVLTTALLDDGNFTAEADSGRCRKTPASWPRSLLALLALLLECTIYGLLAYGTVRYFGLEVDWEQLAVHSTTTFTFHQFSQWLKMVILPTMWLGVASLGWELLTAFWRWTQVRGWLRKFCTAVQLFIFGTATVALFVISLVPYSYIEPSTHGRLWTGAHRLFGTVEHLRLANSYGLFRRMTGLGGRPEVVLEGSYDGQHWKEIEFMYKPGNLSRPPPIVAPHQPRLDWQMWFAALGPHSHSPWFTSLVLRLLQGREPVIRLIQNDVEKYPFHKQPPTYVRAQRYKYWFSHPGEQSQWWRRQWVEEFFPPVSLGDPLLDALLRQFGLQDKSPPRARSSGNTLAQALHWIRKQLSPLEASTLLWGLLAAVGAIRGMQALLGPRPPHASPVAKEEKHRPAPKKDCGPASKAAAPAPDNCSGSAQAPRRKK
- the LMF2 gene encoding lipase maturation factor 2 isoform X6, whose amino-acid sequence is MAASGLPRRLFLQGVAAVYALAFASLYTQIPGLYGAEGILPARRTLRPQGKGRWRQLWETPTLLWEAPQLGLDTAQGLELLSLLGALLALGALLLRPLRNLFVYLLLWAAYLSACQVGQVFLYFQWDSLLLETGFLAVLVAPLRQPPCHKQTPQGGLAGASPHEALPFWLVRWLLFRLMFASGVVKLTSRCPAWWGLTALTYHYETQCLPTPASWFAHHLPIWLHKLSVVATFLIEIAVPPLFFAPVHRLRLAAFYSQVLLQVLIIITGNYNFFNLLTLVLTTALLDDGNFTAEADSGRCRKTPASAWPRSLLALLALLLECTIYGLLAYGTVRYFGLEVDWEQLAVHSTTTFTFHQFSQWLKMVILPTMWLGVASLGWELLTAFWRWTQVRGWLRKFCTAVQLFIFGTATVALFVISLVPYSYIEPSTHGRLWTGAHRLFGTVEHLRLANSYGLFRRMTGLGGRPEVVLEGSYDGQHWKEIEFMYKPGNLSRPPPIVAPHQPRLDWQMWFAALGPHSHSPWFTSLVLRLLQGREPVIRLIQNDVEKYPFHKQPPTYVRAQRYKYWFSHPGEQSQWWRRQWVEEFFPPVSLGDPLLDALLRQFGLQDKSPPRARSSGNTLAQALHWIRKQLSPLEASTLLWGLLAAVGAIRGMQALLGPRPPHASPVAKEEKHRPAPKKDCGPASKAAAPAPDNCSGSAQAPRRKK